A section of the bacterium SCSIO 12696 genome encodes:
- a CDS encoding ATP-binding protein yields the protein MKLLSLSFSEFKGQDREWILSDAEFGQVNLIVGKNSTGKTRLLNVLTGLAKLISGEKKGLYQCGTYKASFLFDGEKYNYDLNINDYHVVEEKLVIDDQEVLNRSESGEGVIFAAEIGKNMRFQTPTTELAVVFRRDSIQHPFLEKLYAWGKSTKHYLFGSEFGRNLLGTPALLTKEGSESQDNVVDPNYVVGIFDRAFKKHGSEYKDAVLDDFRALGYDCTDISVANISEYMSENRQLLSIVVQERDLNCITPQIQMSQGMFRALALVIQLNFNIYEKTPASIFVDDIGEGLDYTRSANTILLLIEKSLSNNFQLFMTTNDRFIMNAVDLEYWCILNREGSIVRVYNKSNSPKEFKDFEYIGLSNFDFFSNEYFLGEN from the coding sequence GTGAAGCTTTTATCATTAAGCTTTAGTGAATTTAAAGGGCAGGACAGAGAGTGGATTCTTTCTGATGCGGAATTCGGCCAAGTAAATCTAATTGTTGGAAAAAATTCAACTGGCAAAACGCGCTTACTAAATGTTTTAACTGGACTAGCCAAGCTTATTTCTGGTGAGAAGAAAGGGCTATACCAATGTGGTACATACAAGGCTTCGTTTTTATTTGATGGTGAAAAATACAACTATGATCTAAACATCAATGATTATCACGTGGTAGAAGAGAAGCTCGTGATAGATGACCAAGAGGTACTAAATAGAAGTGAAAGTGGTGAGGGAGTTATATTTGCCGCTGAGATTGGTAAAAATATGCGCTTTCAAACTCCAACTACCGAGCTGGCCGTTGTATTTAGGCGGGACTCAATTCAACACCCATTCCTAGAAAAACTATATGCATGGGGAAAATCAACAAAACATTATCTGTTTGGGTCTGAATTTGGGAGAAACCTCCTAGGAACACCCGCCCTATTAACCAAGGAAGGTTCAGAATCACAAGACAATGTTGTTGACCCCAACTATGTGGTGGGCATATTCGATCGTGCCTTTAAAAAACATGGAAGCGAATATAAGGATGCCGTTTTGGATGACTTTCGCGCTCTTGGATATGACTGCACCGACATATCTGTAGCGAACATAAGCGAATATATGTCAGAAAATAGACAGCTACTAAGCATTGTCGTGCAAGAAAGAGATCTAAACTGCATTACCCCCCAAATACAGATGTCTCAAGGAATGTTCAGAGCACTAGCTTTAGTTATACAGCTAAATTTCAATATATACGAAAAAACTCCCGCATCTATATTTGTTGATGACATTGGAGAAGGATTGGATTACACCAGATCGGCAAATACCATTCTTCTTTTGATAGAAAAATCCTTAAGCAACAACTTTCAGTTATTTATGACCACAAATGATAGGTTCATAATGAACGCTGTAGACTTGGAGTACTGGTGTATTTTAAATCGGGAAGGCAGTATTGTAAGGGTTTACAATAAATCCAATTCCCCCAAAGAATTTAAAGACTTCGAATATATAGGTCTAAGTAATTTCGACTTTTTTTCCAACGAGTATTTTTTAGGTGAAAACTGA
- a CDS encoding GntR family transcriptional regulator, whose product MSNPYPTSSTDILGKTNQLRVVKQLDFGMYLDGGELGEILLPNKFIPENCKPGDLVKVFVYLDSDDQPIATTQRPRVQVGRCAHLKCVEVNKIGAFMDWGLAKDLLVPFGEQSKPMREGYSYTVFAYVDNASQRIAGSTKLNRFLPETADGNFSPGLPVKLLISGRTDMGYKAVIDGTHLGLLHKSEALQGIQIGKKIDGFIKDIRDDGRINLCLQKHNKASRDQLQQQILDYLESQGGVSYLTDKSLPEAIYAQFKVSKGSYKKALGGLYKQKLIRIEADQITLYQQYR is encoded by the coding sequence ATGAGCAATCCCTACCCCACCAGCAGCACAGATATTCTCGGCAAAACCAATCAGCTTCGAGTGGTAAAACAACTGGATTTTGGCATGTATCTGGATGGCGGCGAGCTGGGTGAAATTTTACTGCCTAACAAGTTCATACCGGAGAACTGCAAGCCCGGCGACCTCGTTAAAGTATTTGTGTACCTAGATAGCGACGACCAACCCATCGCCACCACCCAACGCCCGCGGGTTCAGGTTGGCCGCTGCGCCCATTTAAAATGTGTGGAAGTGAATAAAATCGGCGCCTTTATGGACTGGGGGCTGGCCAAAGACTTGCTGGTGCCCTTTGGCGAACAAAGCAAGCCTATGCGCGAAGGCTACAGCTACACTGTATTCGCCTATGTGGACAACGCCAGCCAGCGCATAGCTGGTAGCACTAAACTCAACCGTTTTCTGCCAGAGACCGCTGATGGCAACTTCAGCCCCGGATTGCCGGTAAAACTGCTGATAAGCGGCCGCACCGATATGGGCTATAAAGCAGTGATTGACGGCACTCACCTGGGATTGCTGCACAAAAGTGAAGCCTTGCAAGGCATACAGATCGGCAAAAAAATTGACGGGTTTATTAAAGACATTCGCGACGATGGCCGCATTAACCTGTGCCTGCAAAAGCACAACAAAGCATCACGAGATCAATTACAACAACAGATTCTGGATTACCTGGAATCCCAAGGCGGGGTTTCTTACCTGACCGACAAAAGCCTGCCGGAAGCGATTTATGCGCAGTTTAAGGTGAGCAAAGGGAGTTATAAAAAGGCGCTGGGTGGGTTGTATAAGCAGAAGCTGATTCGCATAGAGGCGGACCAGATTACCTTATACCAGCAATACCGTTAA
- the ylqF gene encoding ribosome biogenesis GTPase YlqF has protein sequence MQQIQWYPGHMHKASKEMKKLLPEVDLIIEVLDARIPFSSENPMIRSIRGDKPCIKVLSKSDLADPERTALWQEYLEQEQGVKTLAITTDDPSRALQITELCRKMLPHKYEGVKSINAMIMGIPNVGKSTLINLLAGRTIAKTGNEPAVTKGQQRINLRNGIVLHDTPGVLWANLENRNTGYRLAVTGAIKDTAIDHDDVAFFAADFLLANYPEQVAERYGIAQLPDEHSPSPALELLELIGARRGCLGGGGRVDLDKVSKILLTELRAGTVGPLTLETPAEMEQEVAELDIIRAKKEAKKQARKQRRKGSN, from the coding sequence ATGCAGCAAATTCAGTGGTACCCCGGCCATATGCACAAAGCCAGCAAAGAGATGAAAAAGCTCTTGCCGGAGGTAGACCTTATTATCGAAGTGCTGGACGCGCGCATTCCGTTCAGCAGCGAAAACCCCATGATTCGTAGTATTCGTGGCGATAAGCCCTGCATCAAGGTGCTGAGCAAAAGCGACCTGGCCGACCCTGAGCGCACCGCCCTGTGGCAGGAATACCTGGAGCAGGAGCAAGGTGTAAAAACCCTGGCAATTACCACCGACGACCCTAGCCGAGCCCTGCAGATCACCGAACTGTGCCGCAAAATGCTGCCTCACAAATACGAGGGCGTGAAAAGCATCAACGCCATGATTATGGGCATTCCCAATGTGGGCAAATCCACCCTGATCAACCTGCTGGCCGGGCGCACCATTGCCAAAACCGGCAACGAACCGGCCGTTACCAAAGGGCAACAGCGTATTAACCTGCGTAACGGCATCGTATTGCATGATACACCGGGTGTGCTCTGGGCCAACCTGGAAAACCGCAATACCGGTTATCGGTTGGCGGTCACCGGTGCCATCAAAGACACCGCCATCGACCACGACGACGTAGCCTTTTTCGCCGCCGACTTTTTGCTGGCCAATTACCCGGAACAAGTGGCCGAGCGTTACGGTATTGCCCAGCTGCCCGATGAACACAGTCCCTCGCCTGCCCTGGAACTGCTGGAACTGATTGGCGCTCGACGGGGTTGCCTGGGTGGCGGTGGCCGGGTGGATTTGGACAAAGTATCCAAGATACTGCTCACCGAATTGCGGGCCGGCACCGTTGGCCCACTGACGTTGGAAACCCCAGCAGAGATGGAACAGGAAGTGGCAGAGCTGGACATTATCCGTGCCAAAAAAGAAGCAAAAAAACAAGCCCGAAAACAGCGGCGCAAAGGAAGTAATTAA